In the genome of Carnobacterium viridans, one region contains:
- a CDS encoding replication-associated recombination protein A, producing the protein MNQPLAYRMRPTHIDNIVGQQHLVGKGKIIRRMVEAKMLSSMILYGPPGIGKTSIASAIAGTTKYAFRILNAASDTKKDLQIVVEEAKMSGTVILLLDEIHRLDKPKQDFLLPHLENGRIILIGATTENPYITINPAIRSRTQIFELKTLSNEDIQQAMWNAVKDPEKGFGKEKIAITDQALLHFSRATSGDLRSSLNGLELAIKSTAPDEQGTINITLEIAEECVQRKALTHDKDGDAHYDVISALQKSIRGSDVNAALHYLARLIEAGDLPIISRRLMVIAYEDIGLANPSAASRTVTAIQASEKLGFPEARIPLANVVVDLCLSPKSNSSYAAIDAALQDVRAGKSGDVPDHLKDSHYSGAKELGRGVDYLYPHSYPGAWVNQQYLPDKLKNASYYTPNHTGKYEDTLAKQYDSINLKKGNKSIH; encoded by the coding sequence ATGAATCAACCTTTAGCTTATCGGATGAGGCCTACTCATATTGATAATATTGTTGGACAGCAACACTTAGTAGGAAAAGGAAAAATCATTCGACGTATGGTAGAAGCTAAAATGCTTTCTTCGATGATTTTATACGGCCCTCCTGGGATTGGAAAAACTAGTATCGCTAGTGCGATTGCTGGGACAACAAAATACGCATTTCGCATTTTGAATGCTGCTAGTGACACAAAAAAAGATCTCCAAATTGTCGTGGAAGAAGCAAAAATGAGCGGTACTGTGATTTTACTTTTAGATGAGATCCATCGTCTGGATAAACCTAAGCAAGATTTTTTGCTGCCCCATTTGGAAAATGGACGTATTATCTTAATTGGGGCAACAACTGAAAATCCATACATTACGATAAATCCTGCCATCCGAAGTAGAACACAAATATTTGAACTTAAGACGCTTTCTAATGAAGATATACAACAAGCTATGTGGAATGCAGTAAAAGACCCAGAAAAAGGCTTTGGTAAAGAAAAAATAGCTATTACAGATCAAGCATTACTCCACTTTTCTAGAGCCACAAGCGGAGATTTGAGGAGTTCTTTGAATGGTTTAGAACTGGCGATTAAATCAACAGCTCCAGATGAACAAGGAACGATCAATATTACTTTAGAGATTGCTGAAGAGTGTGTTCAAAGAAAAGCTTTAACACATGATAAAGATGGTGATGCTCATTATGATGTTATTTCCGCTTTACAAAAATCCATTCGTGGAAGCGATGTAAATGCTGCTTTACATTATCTTGCTAGACTGATTGAAGCTGGCGATTTACCTATTATCTCAAGGCGGTTAATGGTTATCGCTTATGAAGATATCGGATTAGCTAATCCTTCTGCAGCTTCTAGGACTGTTACCGCTATTCAAGCATCTGAAAAATTGGGCTTTCCGGAAGCCCGAATACCTTTAGCTAATGTAGTAGTTGATTTATGTCTCTCTCCAAAATCAAATTCGTCTTACGCAGCGATTGATGCAGCCCTCCAAGATGTACGAGCTGGGAAAAGTGGAGATGTACCTGATCATTTAAAAGATTCTCATTATAGTGGAGCAAAAGAACTTGGCCGCGGTGTAGATTATCTCTATCCGCATAGTTATCCTGGTGCATGGGTAAATCAGCAATACTTACCTGACAAACTAAAAAATGCTTCTTACTATACACCAAATCACACAGGAAAATATGAAGATACTTTGGCAAAGCAGTATGATTCAATCAATTTAAAAAAAGGAAACAAGAGTATTCATTAA